In the Corynebacterium anserum genome, CACCCTGCGCGGCGACGGCAGCGGCGCCAGCTGCTGCTGCCTCTGGGTCTAGGTATTCACCACCGGGGTTCATAACTGTTCCGTTGGCATCGATCTTGTAGACCAGTGGAATACCGGTGGGAATGTTCAAAGCCGCAATGTCCTCATCAGAGATGTTGTCCAGGTACTTCACCAGAGCGCGCAGGGAATTACCGTGGGCGGCAACGAGAACGGTCTCACCTCGCGCGACACGTGGGGCAATCTCTTCCTCGTAGTAAGGGATGAAGCGCTTCACCACGTCCAGCAAGCATTCCGTACGTGGGATTTCGTCCAGGTCAGCGTAACGCGCCTCGTTGGTCTGCGCGTATTCGTTATCCACGTCGATAGCTGGTGGCGGGGTGTCATAAGAACGGCGCCATGACATGAATTGTTCTTCGCCGTACTTCTCCTTGGTCTCTGCCTTGTTCAACCCCTGAAGCGCACCATAGTGTCGTTCGTTCAGGCGCCAGTTGCGGATCACCGGAATCCAGTGAAGGTCAGCCTCATCCAACGCAATATTTGCGGTGGTGATGGCGCGGCGCAGCAAAGAGGTGTAGAGAATGGTGGGCTTCAGCCCTGCTTCCTTGAGCATCTGGCCGCCGCGCTTGG is a window encoding:
- a CDS encoding phosphoglyceromutase, encoding MSDNAHGTLILLRHGQSEWNASNQFTGWVDVRLTEKGREEAKRGGQMLKEAGLKPTILYTSLLRRAITTANIALDEADLHWIPVIRNWRLNERHYGALQGLNKAETKEKYGEEQFMSWRRSYDTPPPAIDVDNEYAQTNEARYADLDEIPRTECLLDVVKRFIPYYEEEIAPRVARGETVLVAAHGNSLRALVKYLDNISDEDIAALNIPTGIPLVYKIDANGTVMNPGGEYLDPEAAAAGAAAVAAQGEAK